One part of the Archangium lipolyticum genome encodes these proteins:
- the ppk1 gene encoding polyphosphate kinase 1: protein MQFNDPQLFINRELSWLAFNERVLDDARDRELPLYERLKFFAIASSNLDEFFMVRVAGLKQQLASGVAETAADGMLPAEQLSAISERVHRLVDSASRLWVEELQPGLMAAGVCLLTRDKLTAEQKAAARTWFTTTVFPALTPLAVDPGHPFPHLRNKSLNVAVLLRREGPKRKRNVRSSSLAVVQVPSVLRQLVPMPVDKGLAFLLLGEVIALCAADLFPGYVVEHTAAFRVTRNWDLNVDDEESEDLLSTIQDELRRRDRGAAVRLELDATASPQIESLLTAALKLGSMDVYRQQAPLQPSDVMGLLDVEPRPELRVEPFTPAVPPVLRDVESLLGVIAERDVVLHHPYESFDPVVRFLEEAAEDPDVLAIKQTLYRTSGDSPIARALSRAVENGKQVAVLVEIKARLDEANNIAWARKMEESGVHVVYGLIGLKTHAKVVLVVRREGNGIRRYVHLGTGNYNPHTARLYTDLSLFTSREEIADDVSALFNMLTGYAVAPQWKRLAVAPMGLQERVLSLIQREAEKARRGEPARIVAKMNSLVDSTVIRALYAASQAGVEIDLLVRGICCLRPGVPGVSERIRVTSVVDRFLEHSRVFAFGAGSNPEVWMSSADWMPRNFLRRVEVMFPVEDPAIRQRLLDEVLGVALADNVKARRLQVDGSYVPVGRDGRQVRSQAVLMEMAKRNSHQDPKPLEALRHATAPDAPVPSRQVPQATG, encoded by the coding sequence GTGCAATTCAATGATCCGCAGCTCTTCATCAACCGCGAGCTGTCGTGGCTGGCCTTCAACGAGCGGGTGCTGGACGACGCTCGTGACCGTGAGCTCCCTCTCTACGAGCGATTGAAGTTCTTCGCCATCGCTTCCTCGAACCTGGACGAGTTCTTCATGGTCCGCGTGGCGGGCCTGAAGCAGCAGCTGGCCAGCGGCGTGGCCGAGACGGCCGCGGACGGCATGCTGCCCGCGGAGCAGCTGAGCGCCATCAGCGAGCGCGTGCACAGGCTGGTGGACTCGGCCTCGCGCCTCTGGGTGGAGGAGCTCCAGCCCGGGCTGATGGCCGCGGGGGTCTGCCTCCTCACCCGGGACAAGCTGACGGCGGAGCAGAAGGCGGCCGCGCGCACCTGGTTCACCACCACCGTCTTCCCGGCCCTCACCCCGCTGGCGGTGGATCCGGGCCACCCCTTCCCGCACCTGCGCAACAAGTCCCTCAACGTGGCGGTGCTGCTGCGGCGCGAGGGCCCCAAGCGCAAGCGCAACGTGCGCAGCTCCTCCCTGGCCGTGGTGCAGGTGCCCAGCGTGCTGCGCCAGCTGGTGCCCATGCCGGTGGACAAGGGCCTGGCCTTCCTGCTGCTGGGCGAGGTCATCGCCCTGTGCGCGGCCGACCTCTTCCCCGGCTACGTGGTGGAGCACACCGCCGCCTTCCGCGTGACGCGCAACTGGGACCTCAACGTGGACGATGAGGAGAGCGAGGATCTGCTCTCCACCATCCAGGACGAGCTGCGCCGGCGGGACCGGGGCGCCGCGGTGCGCCTGGAGCTGGATGCCACGGCCAGTCCGCAGATCGAATCCCTGCTCACCGCGGCCCTGAAGCTGGGGAGCATGGACGTGTACCGGCAGCAGGCGCCATTGCAGCCCTCGGATGTGATGGGGCTGCTGGATGTGGAGCCCCGGCCGGAGCTGCGCGTGGAGCCCTTCACCCCCGCGGTGCCTCCGGTGCTGCGCGACGTCGAGTCCCTGCTGGGGGTCATCGCCGAGCGGGACGTCGTCCTGCACCACCCCTACGAGTCCTTCGATCCCGTGGTGCGCTTCCTGGAGGAGGCCGCGGAGGATCCGGACGTCCTGGCCATCAAGCAGACGCTGTACCGCACCAGTGGGGACAGCCCCATTGCCCGGGCGCTGTCGCGCGCGGTGGAGAACGGCAAGCAGGTGGCGGTGCTGGTGGAGATCAAGGCCCGCCTGGACGAGGCCAACAACATCGCCTGGGCGCGGAAGATGGAGGAGAGCGGGGTGCACGTCGTCTACGGCCTCATCGGCCTGAAGACGCACGCCAAGGTGGTGCTGGTGGTGCGCCGCGAGGGCAACGGCATCCGCCGCTACGTGCACCTGGGCACGGGCAACTACAACCCCCACACCGCGCGCCTGTACACGGACCTGTCGCTCTTCACCTCGCGCGAGGAGATCGCCGACGACGTCAGCGCGCTCTTCAACATGCTCACCGGCTACGCGGTGGCGCCGCAGTGGAAGCGGCTGGCCGTGGCGCCCATGGGCCTGCAGGAGCGGGTGCTCTCGCTCATCCAGCGCGAGGCGGAGAAGGCCCGGCGCGGCGAGCCCGCGCGCATCGTGGCGAAGATGAACTCGCTGGTGGACTCCACCGTCATCCGCGCCCTCTACGCGGCGAGCCAGGCGGGGGTGGAGATCGACCTGCTGGTGCGGGGTATCTGCTGCCTGCGGCCGGGGGTACCCGGCGTGAGCGAGCGCATCCGCGTGACGAGCGTGGTGGACCGCTTCCTGGAGCATAGCCGGGTGTTCGCCTTCGGCGCGGGGAGCAACCCCGAGGTGTGGATGAGCAGCGCGGACTGGATGCCGCGCAACTTCCTGCGCCGCGTGGAGGTGATGTTCCCCGTGGAGGATCCCGCCATCCGCCAGCGGCTGCTGGACGAGGTGCTGGGCGTCGCGCTCGCGGACAACGTGAAGGCGCGGCGGCTCCAGGTGGATGGCTCCTACGTGCCGGTGGGAAGAGATGGACGGCAGGTGCGCAGCCAGGCCGTGCTGATGGAGATGGCGAAGCGCAACAGCCATCAGGATCCCAAGCCGCTGGAGGCGCTGCGCCATGCCACGGCCCCGGATGCGCCCGTGCCCTCGCGGCAGGTGCCACAGGCCACGGGCTGA
- a CDS encoding sensor histidine kinase, producing MSEQSGRESVLDFLAVPVVRLEEASGRVLFTNAAARALPFSLVPPTAVSDGEGAPLPPEQHPVTRAARGERLEGELFRWATPEGDHTFVVHSRVDRSRSPGVVTLTFQEVSPWRRAEEDLRRALGARDTFLSVASHELKSPITVLQLVLERLQRGARRETNLSGSQVAERLEPALRQVRRLGVLVQNLLDVSRARNNHFVLERERFELGTLVREVCERFTEQSRQAGSTLVVEDCPPVQVHWDRMRVEQALSNLVTNAIKYGAGGPISVCAGLQGGTVSLRVEDRGIGVADGDRERIFNPFERAASGHRVESLGLGLYIVREIARAHGGTVRVSGREGGGSSFTLCLPVEVTEVASE from the coding sequence GTGTCCGAGCAGTCAGGCAGGGAGAGCGTTCTCGATTTCCTCGCGGTTCCCGTGGTCCGGCTCGAGGAGGCGTCCGGGCGCGTGCTGTTCACCAACGCGGCGGCGCGGGCGCTGCCCTTCTCCCTTGTTCCCCCCACCGCCGTGTCCGACGGGGAGGGCGCCCCCCTTCCACCGGAGCAACACCCGGTGACGCGGGCCGCGCGCGGGGAGCGCCTGGAGGGCGAGTTGTTCCGCTGGGCGACGCCCGAGGGGGACCACACGTTCGTGGTGCATTCCCGGGTGGACCGCTCCCGCTCGCCGGGCGTGGTGACGCTGACCTTCCAGGAAGTCAGCCCGTGGCGGCGCGCGGAAGAGGACCTGCGGCGGGCGCTCGGGGCACGCGACACCTTCCTGTCCGTGGCCTCGCACGAGCTCAAGTCCCCCATCACCGTGCTCCAGCTCGTGCTGGAGCGCCTGCAACGGGGCGCCCGCCGCGAGACGAACCTGTCGGGGAGCCAGGTGGCCGAGAGGTTGGAGCCCGCCTTGAGGCAGGTCCGCCGGTTGGGCGTGCTGGTGCAGAACCTGCTCGACGTGAGCCGGGCCCGTAACAACCACTTCGTGTTGGAACGTGAGCGCTTCGAGCTGGGCACCCTGGTGCGCGAGGTGTGCGAGCGCTTCACCGAGCAGTCCCGGCAGGCGGGTTCGACGCTGGTGGTGGAGGACTGTCCCCCGGTCCAGGTCCACTGGGACAGGATGCGGGTGGAGCAGGCGCTCAGCAACCTCGTCACCAACGCCATCAAGTACGGCGCGGGCGGGCCCATCTCGGTGTGTGCCGGGCTCCAGGGCGGGACGGTTTCCCTACGGGTGGAGGACCGGGGCATCGGCGTGGCCGACGGTGACAGGGAGCGCATCTTCAACCCGTTCGAGCGTGCGGCCTCGGGCCATCGCGTGGAGAGCCTGGGGCTCGGCCTGTACATCGTCCGGGAGATTGCCCGTGCCCATGGGGGCACGGTGAGGGTGTCGGGGCGGGAGGGCGGGGGCTCCAGCTTCACGCTGTGCCTGCCCGTGGAGGTGACGGAGGTGGCCAGTGAGTGA
- a CDS encoding ATPase domain-containing protein, with product MSESRNEGEGGGTREERVQTGIPRLDFILKGGFKVGGAYSVMGPPGSGKTILANQVCCNHIEKQGGRCVYMTLLVESHAKMVGHLSSLRFFKHEYLPEKLYYISGYQEVREQGFTGLLELIRRTLRERRATLFVIDGMESAEQLSSSPQAYREFVHALQTAANLLGCTILLLSTLRSRSHVENSLVDGVIELSDQLIGPRAVRELTVHKFRGSDYLRGRHEVEITDAGLIIHPRTEIQFSKPPEQAREQRVRMGFGLKRLDEMLGGGVPSGSTIALVGAPGTGKTLLGLSFLVEGARQGQRGTYFGFYEPPPRLIEKAEDVGIPLERYVKDGSIKLEWQPPLEHFMDSLAEQLLEKLRLDEPQEERRRLFIDGAEGFRAAAVYADRIPRFLSALTNQLRMQDVTTVITDELELFQPELDLPTPELANVVETVVVLRYLELRSQMYRLLSIMKMRESAYDTSLREFRITSKGIDVADSFESAEVLLSGHGRLRGSPPARKGATRRTVKRAGKKPGKGGGGKR from the coding sequence GTGAGTGAGTCCCGGAACGAGGGCGAGGGCGGTGGGACCCGGGAGGAGCGGGTCCAGACGGGCATTCCGCGTCTGGACTTCATCCTCAAGGGCGGTTTCAAGGTGGGCGGTGCCTATTCCGTGATGGGGCCGCCGGGCAGCGGGAAGACCATCCTCGCCAACCAGGTGTGCTGCAATCACATCGAGAAGCAGGGCGGACGGTGCGTCTACATGACGCTGCTCGTCGAGTCGCACGCGAAGATGGTGGGGCACCTCTCCTCGCTGCGCTTCTTCAAGCACGAGTACCTCCCCGAGAAGCTCTACTACATCAGTGGCTATCAGGAGGTGCGCGAACAGGGCTTCACCGGACTGCTCGAGCTCATCCGCCGCACGCTGCGCGAGCGCAGGGCGACCCTCTTCGTCATCGATGGCATGGAGAGCGCCGAGCAGCTCTCCTCCAGTCCCCAGGCCTACCGGGAGTTCGTGCACGCGCTCCAGACCGCCGCCAACCTGCTGGGCTGCACCATCTTGCTGCTCTCCACCCTGCGCTCGCGCTCGCACGTGGAGAACTCCCTGGTGGATGGCGTCATCGAGCTGTCCGACCAGCTCATCGGACCGCGCGCCGTGCGCGAGCTGACGGTGCACAAGTTCCGTGGCAGCGACTACCTCCGGGGGCGCCACGAGGTGGAGATCACCGACGCGGGTCTCATCATCCACCCACGGACGGAGATTCAATTCAGCAAGCCGCCCGAGCAGGCCCGCGAGCAGCGCGTCCGCATGGGCTTCGGCCTGAAGCGGCTGGACGAGATGCTCGGTGGAGGTGTGCCCTCGGGCTCCACCATCGCCCTGGTGGGGGCGCCGGGGACGGGCAAGACGCTGCTGGGCCTCTCCTTCCTGGTGGAGGGCGCGCGCCAGGGCCAGCGCGGGACGTACTTCGGGTTCTACGAGCCGCCGCCCCGCCTCATCGAGAAGGCCGAGGACGTGGGCATCCCCCTGGAGCGCTACGTGAAGGACGGCAGCATCAAGCTGGAGTGGCAGCCGCCACTGGAGCACTTCATGGACTCGCTGGCCGAGCAGCTCCTGGAGAAGCTGCGGCTCGATGAGCCCCAGGAGGAGCGCCGGCGCCTGTTCATCGACGGGGCCGAGGGCTTCCGCGCGGCGGCGGTGTACGCGGACCGCATCCCCCGCTTCCTGTCGGCCCTCACCAACCAGCTGCGCATGCAGGACGTGACGACCGTCATCACCGACGAGCTGGAGCTCTTCCAGCCCGAGCTCGACCTGCCCACCCCCGAGCTGGCCAACGTGGTGGAGACGGTGGTGGTGCTGCGCTACCTGGAGCTGCGCTCGCAGATGTACCGGCTGCTCTCCATCATGAAGATGCGCGAGAGCGCCTACGACACCTCGCTGCGCGAGTTCCGCATCACCTCCAAGGGCATCGACGTCGCCGATTCCTTCGAGAGCGCCGAGGTCCTCCTCAGCGGGCACGGGCGTCTGCGCGGGTCTCCTCCGGCCCGGAAGGGAGCGACGCGGCGGACGGTCAAGCGCGCCGGCAAGAAGCCGGGCAAGGGCGGCGGGGGCAAGCGGTGA
- a CDS encoding response regulator, which yields MKNILVVEDEFDVQQVVADVLRDEGYEVAVCGNGREALEYLRKHRPDVIVLDVMMPLLSGPQVLEQMARSPELKGVPIVLMSEISPPESEPRRWHVFLRKPFRLEQLLDAVTRASGVEGRA from the coding sequence GTGAAGAACATCCTGGTCGTCGAGGACGAGTTCGACGTGCAACAGGTCGTGGCCGACGTCCTGCGGGACGAGGGCTATGAGGTCGCCGTCTGCGGAAATGGCCGGGAGGCCCTCGAGTATCTGCGCAAGCACCGCCCGGATGTCATCGTCCTGGACGTGATGATGCCCCTCCTCTCCGGACCGCAGGTGCTCGAGCAGATGGCGAGGAGTCCCGAGCTGAAGGGCGTGCCCATCGTCCTCATGAGCGAGATTTCACCGCCGGAATCCGAGCCGCGGCGCTGGCACGTCTTCCTGAGGAAGCCCTTCCGGCTCGAGCAGCTCCTGGACGCGGTGACCCGGGCGTCCGGCGTGGAGGGCAGGGCCTGA
- a CDS encoding hybrid sensor histidine kinase/response regulator, producing the protein MLPSDFQDILACVPQAVIRLGPDLCVEWLEPDFNAKTGMDLKVGDPVLSILEGGRGRDALERSLREGRGHSGYVITAGLKQMRIQARPGRTGAAPGTWLLFEPSGVDDEVAFAQALQEIAREVGETLDVDSVCKAAVLAVVRCAQVRRAEVYLAEEGQPLRRVAVSDLASSGSPEDALEDHADSFEAALVTRQPQIGVQRGYGDSVGSIFAAVPLLSPRRAVGLLVLYKEQGTSFSLRELELWSAAAGQVAVTVENARLLREAQAALRVREEFMSIASHELKTPLTPLKLLLHSMERRLAQGLPVEPASVLKSKRQVDRLAGLVNGLLDVSRLEGGRLTLLPAPLEMGHLVAEVVDQFRHTCERPFTLTVPRERLWVQGDRDRLEQVLVNLLENANKYSPKGDPICVEVEVVHGDARIHVKDRGIGIPAQDQARLFQRFYRAGNASHRHFGGLGLGLFISHSIARLHGGSLSVASAEGQGSIFTLGLPRMPVNEVRRLPRRVLLLDEDRSQEVVAERVLRAGGFEVLTAHDGVDALRRASSLPVDLVLLSSSAPPTQLGLFLAAFAELPRARPIPIVLAGASRPAWAQPEHSLCSRPYREADLLAAVHATLGPSEERGRPEERTSHLERVPQEALMLP; encoded by the coding sequence ATGCTGCCCTCCGACTTCCAGGACATCCTCGCGTGTGTCCCCCAGGCCGTGATCCGGCTGGGTCCGGACCTGTGTGTGGAGTGGCTGGAGCCGGACTTCAACGCCAAGACGGGGATGGACCTGAAGGTGGGAGACCCGGTGCTGTCCATCCTCGAGGGGGGCCGGGGCCGCGATGCCCTGGAGCGCTCCCTGCGAGAGGGCCGCGGCCACTCGGGCTACGTCATCACCGCCGGCCTCAAGCAGATGCGCATCCAGGCGCGCCCCGGCCGTACGGGCGCGGCCCCCGGCACCTGGCTCCTCTTCGAGCCCTCCGGTGTCGATGACGAGGTCGCCTTCGCCCAGGCCCTCCAGGAGATCGCCCGCGAGGTGGGCGAGACGCTGGACGTGGACTCCGTCTGCAAGGCCGCGGTGCTGGCCGTGGTGCGCTGCGCCCAGGTCCGCCGCGCCGAGGTGTACCTCGCCGAGGAGGGTCAGCCCCTGCGCCGCGTGGCCGTGTCCGACCTGGCCAGCTCCGGCTCCCCCGAGGACGCGCTCGAGGACCACGCCGACTCCTTCGAGGCGGCGCTCGTCACCCGGCAGCCTCAGATCGGCGTCCAGCGCGGCTACGGCGACTCGGTGGGCTCCATCTTCGCCGCGGTGCCGCTGCTGTCCCCCCGGCGCGCCGTGGGGCTGCTCGTCCTCTATAAGGAGCAGGGGACCTCCTTCTCCCTGCGCGAGCTGGAGCTGTGGAGCGCGGCGGCCGGGCAGGTGGCGGTGACGGTGGAGAACGCCCGCCTGCTGCGAGAGGCCCAGGCGGCCCTGCGGGTGCGCGAGGAGTTCATGTCCATCGCCTCGCACGAGCTGAAGACGCCCCTCACCCCGCTCAAGCTCCTGCTCCACTCCATGGAGCGCCGGCTCGCGCAGGGGCTGCCGGTGGAGCCCGCCAGCGTCCTCAAGTCGAAGCGGCAGGTGGATCGGCTGGCGGGGTTGGTCAACGGTCTGCTGGACGTGTCGCGGTTGGAGGGAGGTCGCTTGACGTTGCTGCCCGCGCCCCTGGAGATGGGCCACCTGGTGGCCGAGGTGGTGGACCAGTTCCGCCACACCTGCGAGCGCCCCTTCACCCTGACGGTGCCGCGCGAGCGCCTCTGGGTCCAGGGAGACCGGGACAGGTTGGAGCAGGTGCTCGTCAACCTGCTGGAGAACGCGAACAAGTACAGCCCCAAGGGCGACCCCATCTGCGTGGAGGTGGAGGTGGTGCACGGGGATGCGCGCATCCACGTGAAGGACAGGGGCATCGGCATCCCCGCGCAGGACCAGGCGCGGCTCTTCCAGCGCTTCTACCGGGCGGGCAACGCCTCGCACCGGCACTTCGGCGGGCTGGGGCTGGGTCTCTTCATCAGCCACTCCATCGCGCGGCTGCACGGGGGCTCGTTGTCGGTGGCGAGCGCCGAGGGCCAGGGCTCCATCTTCACCCTGGGGCTGCCGCGCATGCCCGTGAACGAGGTGCGCCGGCTGCCGCGCCGGGTGCTGCTGCTCGACGAGGACCGCTCCCAGGAAGTGGTGGCCGAGCGCGTGCTTCGCGCCGGGGGCTTCGAGGTGCTCACCGCGCACGATGGCGTGGACGCGCTGCGCCGGGCCTCGTCCCTTCCGGTGGACCTGGTGCTGCTGTCGTCCAGTGCCCCACCCACCCAACTGGGGCTCTTCCTGGCGGCCTTCGCGGAGCTGCCACGCGCCCGGCCCATCCCCATCGTGCTGGCCGGGGCCTCGCGGCCCGCCTGGGCCCAGCCGGAGCACTCCCTGTGCTCACGGCCCTACCGCGAGGCGGATCTGCTCGCCGCCGTGCATGCGACGCTGGGGCCCTCCGAGGAGCGCGGCCGTCCCGAGGAACGCACCTCCCACCTGGAGCGCGTTCCCCAGGAAGCCCTCATGCTTCCCTGA
- the queF gene encoding preQ(1) synthase codes for MSSQPTKELKTFPNPAPERDYEIAFDVPEFTCLCPLTGQPDFAKFRIRYVPDELCVELKSLKLYMWSYRNEGAFHEKVTNTIADDIVRAIQPRQLTVEGDFFVRGGIGTIVTVRHEKKGKGAKAAKKNVHVPARRK; via the coding sequence ATGTCTTCCCAGCCCACCAAGGAATTGAAGACCTTCCCCAACCCGGCACCGGAGCGCGACTACGAGATCGCCTTCGACGTCCCGGAGTTCACGTGCCTCTGCCCGCTGACGGGGCAGCCAGACTTCGCGAAGTTCCGGATCCGCTACGTCCCGGACGAGCTGTGCGTGGAGCTGAAGAGCCTGAAGCTCTACATGTGGTCGTACCGGAACGAGGGCGCCTTCCATGAGAAGGTGACCAACACGATCGCGGACGACATCGTGCGAGCCATCCAACCGAGGCAGCTGACGGTGGAAGGCGACTTCTTCGTGCGCGGAGGCATCGGGACGATCGTGACGGTGCGCCACGAGAAGAAGGGCAAGGGAGCGAAGGCGGCGAAGAAGAACGTCCACGTTCCGGCGCGCCGCAAGTAG
- a CDS encoding phospholipase D-like domain-containing protein — MSAETRGQRITLLDGGAEAYPRMLEAIASATRRVHLEVYAFEREGVGTRFVSALAAAAHRGVEVKVIVDGWGSIGGSRALAETLRAAGIKVRIHNPLTSILLGRIWRNHRKLLLVDDTVAFLGGINIGDHYATEEGRPGWADLALELRGDICARLGERLTAGASTLEAGPVRLLLSGFGGGWRLRGRYLAALAQSREKVVLAHAYFLPDRGVVRALKRAAKRGVEVHLLLAGRSDVPFARAATMRLYHTLLRAGVRIHEWTATTLHAKAAVVDGRRLLVGSFNLDPLSLVNLETLVEVEDADVAARATQWMERHMGQARPVGLEDCARSGLQRWLLDVVGLAVARFTERFASFIGSRRMRRRG; from the coding sequence TTGTCCGCGGAGACACGGGGGCAACGCATCACCCTGCTCGACGGGGGCGCCGAGGCCTACCCTCGCATGCTGGAGGCCATCGCCTCGGCCACCCGGCGCGTGCACCTGGAGGTGTACGCCTTCGAGCGCGAAGGTGTCGGCACGCGCTTCGTCTCGGCCCTCGCCGCCGCGGCCCACCGGGGCGTGGAGGTGAAGGTCATCGTCGATGGCTGGGGCAGCATCGGCGGGAGCCGCGCGCTCGCGGAGACGCTGAGGGCCGCCGGCATCAAGGTCCGCATCCACAACCCGCTCACCTCCATCCTCCTCGGCCGCATCTGGCGCAACCACCGGAAGCTCCTCCTCGTGGACGACACGGTGGCCTTCCTCGGTGGCATCAACATCGGGGACCACTACGCCACCGAGGAGGGACGGCCGGGGTGGGCGGACCTGGCGCTGGAGCTGCGGGGCGACATCTGCGCGCGACTCGGCGAGAGGCTCACGGCCGGAGCGTCCACGCTGGAGGCGGGCCCGGTGCGCCTGCTGCTGTCCGGCTTCGGCGGAGGGTGGCGCCTGCGGGGGCGCTACCTGGCGGCGCTGGCGCAGTCCCGGGAGAAGGTGGTGCTGGCCCACGCATACTTCCTGCCGGACCGGGGCGTCGTGCGCGCCCTCAAGCGGGCGGCGAAACGGGGGGTGGAGGTGCACCTGCTGCTGGCCGGCCGCAGCGACGTCCCCTTCGCCCGCGCGGCCACCATGCGCCTGTACCACACCCTGCTGCGCGCGGGCGTGCGCATCCACGAGTGGACGGCCACCACGCTGCACGCCAAGGCGGCGGTGGTGGACGGGCGGCGGCTGCTGGTGGGCAGCTTCAACCTCGACCCGCTCTCGCTGGTGAACCTGGAGACGCTGGTGGAGGTGGAGGACGCGGACGTCGCCGCGCGGGCCACCCAGTGGATGGAGCGGCACATGGGCCAGGCCCGGCCGGTGGGCCTGGAGGACTGCGCGCGCTCGGGCCTCCAGCGCTGGCTTCTGGACGTGGTGGGGCTGGCGGTCGCCCGCTTCACCGAGCGCTTCGCCAGCTTCATCGGCTCGCGGCGCATGCGCCGCCGGGGCTGA
- a CDS encoding serine/threonine-protein kinase, giving the protein MLGELGRGGMAQVYRGLHEMLQREVAIKEMLADPVRDKEAVSRFRREALALAAFRHQNIVTLYDLVEKNDVLFMVMEFVDGPTLHELIKEGPLPPEVGAAVGARIAGALEHAHFRRIIHRDLKPANVMLTKAGDVKLMDFGVAKDVGLEALTAQGMAVGTPSYMSPEQVTGAPVDGRTDLFALGVLLYEALSGGRPFLGRNAGEVFARIRDGDYTPLGKVAPQVPKPLADIIQRALQVKPEERYPNAAAMRRDLESFLARHVRMSYEAFLVGFLRHRQKLTETEALAHLTQEELNIVEDFDLQAQTPRAWVPWLLAASTAAAGLGAGLAFTQSYWMGLVRQLTLR; this is encoded by the coding sequence GTGCTCGGAGAACTGGGCCGCGGCGGCATGGCCCAGGTCTACCGGGGTCTCCACGAGATGCTCCAGCGCGAGGTCGCCATCAAGGAGATGCTCGCCGATCCCGTCCGGGACAAGGAGGCCGTCTCCCGCTTCCGCCGCGAGGCGCTCGCGCTCGCCGCCTTCCGCCACCAGAACATCGTCACGCTGTACGACCTGGTGGAGAAGAACGACGTCCTCTTCATGGTGATGGAGTTCGTGGATGGGCCCACCCTGCACGAGCTCATCAAGGAGGGGCCGCTGCCTCCCGAGGTGGGGGCCGCCGTGGGCGCCCGCATCGCCGGAGCCCTGGAGCACGCGCACTTCCGCCGCATCATCCATCGCGACCTCAAGCCCGCCAACGTGATGCTCACCAAGGCCGGCGACGTGAAGCTGATGGACTTCGGCGTGGCCAAGGACGTGGGCCTGGAGGCCCTCACCGCCCAGGGCATGGCGGTGGGCACCCCCTCGTACATGTCCCCCGAGCAGGTGACGGGCGCGCCGGTGGATGGGCGCACCGACCTGTTCGCGCTCGGCGTGCTCCTCTACGAGGCCCTCTCCGGAGGCCGCCCCTTCCTCGGCCGCAACGCCGGTGAGGTCTTCGCCCGCATCCGCGATGGCGACTACACCCCCCTGGGCAAGGTCGCTCCCCAGGTCCCCAAGCCCCTGGCCGACATCATCCAGCGCGCCCTCCAGGTGAAGCCCGAGGAGCGCTACCCCAATGCCGCCGCCATGCGCCGCGACCTGGAGTCCTTCCTCGCCCGCCACGTCCGCATGTCCTACGAGGCCTTCCTCGTCGGCTTCCTCCGCCACCGGCAGAAGCTCACCGAGACCGAGGCGCTCGCACACCTCACCCAGGAAGAGCTGAACATCGTCGAGGACTTCGACCTGCAGGCCCAGACTCCCCGGGCCTGGGTTCCCTGGCTCCTCGCCGCCTCTACCGCCGCCGCGGGTCTTGGTGCCGGGCTCGCGTTTACGCAGTCATACTGGATGGGGCTCGTGCGGCAGTTGACACTGCGGTGA